A genomic segment from Modestobacter roseus encodes:
- the tmk gene encoding dTMP kinase, whose amino-acid sequence MPGTGSGGVVDGAPVADEPRGVPADGLSPAGTPTPEGAGVPLAGLPERPWRAEHAPSGTEPAADAAAEATGSDDGAGPDGDALDGGVGIASRIRAVLRVRDFRKLWLSTALSSFGDWLGLLAITFTAYSLVDGYAANFALGGVLIFRLLPAIVLGPLAGAFADRFDRRKTMVITDVVRFGLFASIPLVGDLLWLFIAQFLIEAVSLFWIPAKDAAVPNMVRKDQLEAANQLSLVTTYGLTPVLAAGVFAVLTAAGGLGELVPAVDEADLALYLNALTFLVAAVVIWNLPSISGRRAEGTKVTGDGFLRSLVKGFSFAGHTPLVRGLVIGITGAFVAAGVVIATAQAFVMSMGAGAAAYALLFGAVFVGLGLGIAVGPGVARDLSRERLFGVAIVCAGAAVGLLAWTFTLWLALVMVLLMGFFAGIAYLAGFTLLGTEVEDELRGRTFALVQSLVRAALILSLAVAPFGVGVIARFTVELGPVAFTVTGERLMLFVAGVLAVGVGLVAYRQMDDGRPVPLIADVLTALRRDTTARRRLAGGGVLIAFEGGEGAGKSTQVRRLHEWLTEEGLGARTTLEPGGTPSGGRIRAILLDPASSGLSPRSEALLYAADRAQHVHDVLRPALDAGEVVITDRFVDSSLAYQGAGRTIPMDDVRSISRWATQGLQPDLTVLLDLPPEVGLARARGRAAADRMESESLEFHQRVRQTFVALAEAEPDRYLVLDARQSPDELAAAIRRRVSVLLEGLPLQQPAKLPTPRGRRGSEHGVQTGSTPQLHP is encoded by the coding sequence GTGCCCGGCACCGGGTCCGGCGGGGTGGTCGACGGCGCGCCGGTCGCTGACGAGCCGCGCGGCGTGCCCGCCGATGGGCTGTCACCCGCGGGCACCCCGACGCCCGAGGGGGCCGGAGTGCCGCTGGCCGGGCTGCCCGAGCGCCCCTGGCGCGCCGAGCACGCGCCGTCCGGGACCGAGCCCGCCGCCGACGCCGCGGCCGAGGCCACCGGCAGCGACGACGGAGCCGGTCCGGACGGCGACGCACTGGACGGCGGTGTCGGCATCGCCTCCCGGATCCGGGCCGTGCTGCGGGTGCGCGACTTCCGCAAGCTCTGGCTGTCCACCGCGCTGTCCAGCTTCGGGGACTGGCTGGGGCTGCTGGCCATCACCTTCACCGCGTACTCGCTGGTCGACGGCTACGCGGCGAACTTCGCCCTCGGCGGTGTGCTGATCTTCCGGCTGCTGCCGGCGATCGTGCTCGGCCCGCTGGCCGGCGCCTTCGCCGACCGGTTCGACCGGCGCAAGACGATGGTGATCACCGACGTCGTCCGGTTCGGGCTCTTCGCCTCGATCCCGCTGGTCGGCGACCTGCTGTGGCTGTTCATCGCCCAGTTCCTCATCGAGGCCGTCAGCCTGTTCTGGATCCCGGCCAAGGACGCCGCCGTGCCCAACATGGTGCGGAAGGACCAGTTGGAGGCGGCCAACCAGCTCTCCCTGGTCACCACCTACGGCCTCACGCCGGTGCTGGCCGCCGGGGTCTTCGCCGTGCTCACCGCTGCCGGCGGGCTCGGTGAACTCGTCCCCGCGGTCGACGAGGCCGACTTGGCGCTGTACCTCAACGCGCTGACCTTCCTGGTCGCCGCGGTCGTCATCTGGAACCTGCCCTCGATCAGCGGCCGGCGGGCCGAGGGCACCAAGGTCACCGGGGACGGTTTCCTCAGGTCGCTGGTGAAGGGGTTCTCCTTCGCCGGGCACACCCCGCTGGTCCGTGGTCTCGTCATCGGGATCACCGGGGCGTTCGTCGCCGCCGGCGTGGTCATCGCGACCGCACAGGCGTTCGTCATGTCCATGGGGGCCGGGGCCGCCGCCTACGCACTCCTCTTCGGCGCGGTCTTCGTCGGCCTCGGCCTGGGCATCGCCGTGGGGCCGGGCGTCGCCCGCGATCTGTCCCGGGAGCGGCTCTTCGGCGTCGCGATCGTCTGCGCCGGCGCCGCCGTCGGGCTGCTCGCCTGGACGTTCACGCTCTGGCTCGCGCTGGTGATGGTGCTGCTGATGGGCTTCTTCGCCGGCATCGCCTACCTGGCGGGCTTCACCCTGCTGGGCACCGAGGTCGAGGACGAGCTCCGTGGGCGCACCTTCGCCCTGGTGCAGTCACTGGTCCGCGCGGCGCTGATCCTCTCGTTGGCCGTCGCCCCGTTCGGCGTCGGCGTGATCGCCCGGTTCACGGTCGAGCTGGGGCCCGTGGCCTTCACGGTCACCGGTGAGCGGCTGATGCTGTTCGTCGCCGGGGTCCTCGCGGTCGGGGTGGGCCTGGTCGCCTACCGGCAGATGGACGACGGGCGACCGGTGCCCCTGATCGCCGACGTGCTCACCGCGCTGCGCCGGGACACCACCGCCCGCCGCCGGCTGGCCGGGGGTGGCGTGCTCATCGCCTTCGAGGGCGGCGAGGGGGCGGGAAAGTCCACGCAGGTCCGCCGCCTGCACGAGTGGCTGACCGAGGAGGGCCTGGGCGCCCGCACGACCCTCGAGCCGGGCGGGACGCCCTCCGGCGGGCGGATCCGCGCCATCCTGCTCGACCCGGCCAGCTCCGGGCTCTCCCCGCGGTCGGAGGCGTTGCTCTACGCCGCCGACCGGGCGCAGCACGTGCACGACGTGCTGCGACCCGCGCTCGACGCCGGGGAGGTGGTCATCACCGACCGGTTCGTCGACAGCTCGCTGGCCTACCAGGGCGCGGGCCGGACCATCCCCATGGACGACGTCCGCTCGATCTCCCGCTGGGCCACCCAGGGCCTGCAGCCCGACCTCACGGTGCTGCTCGACCTCCCGCCGGAGGTCGGGCTGGCCCGCGCCCGCGGCCGCGCCGCCGCCGACCGGATGGAGTCGGAGTCGCTGGAGTTCCACCAGCGGGTCCGCCAGACGTTCGTGGCACTGGCCGAGGCCGAGCCGGACCGCTACCTGGTGCTCGACGCCCGGCAGTCGCCCGACGAACTGGCCGCCGCGATCCGCCGGCGGGTCAGCGTCCTGCTGGAGGGTCTGCCGCTCCAGCAGCCGGCCAAGCTCCCCACGCCGCGGGGTCGCCGGGGGAGCGAGCACGGCGTGCAGACCGGGTCCACCCCCCAGTTGCACCCCTGA
- the topA gene encoding type I DNA topoisomerase: MPPSKTTKSATSTGARAPRKRAAAAGSRPLVIVESPTKANKIAGYLGGDYVVEASVGHIRDLPRNAADVPAAHKGESWARLGVDVDHGFSPLYVVSPDRKQQVTRLKQLVKEASEIYLATDEDREGEAIAWHLIDTLKPNVPIRRMVFHEITREAIARAVANPRELDTALVDAQETRRILDRLYGYEVSPVLWKKVLPKLSAGRVQSVATRIVVERERARMRFTAADYWSLDGVFEVADKRAGADAGEPTTLRARLVTVDDSRVATGKDFDADTGTVTSNVVHLDEAGARGLAARLEGRAVTVSRVDERDYTRKPYAPFITSSLQMEAGRKFGWSSAQVMRVAQRLYENGHITYMRTDSTNLSNEAISAARRQAAELYGDAYVPAEPRRYATKDKGAQEAHEAIRPAGDSFRTPGQLAGQLARDEFRLYELIWQRTIASQMANAVGKTLSIRLAGSSSTGEAVEFTASGRTITFPGFLRAYVEGKDEGSGNDDEADDSERRLPRVEQGQRLDTRELDPKGHTTSPPARYTEPSLTARLQELRIGRPSTYASIMQTIQDRGYVWKKGSALVPSFIAFAVVNLLEQHFGQLVDYDFTALLEDELDEIAAGRLGRVDWLTEFYFGGEGGHAGGIGASGGLKSVIGQRLEEIDARGVNSIPLRATGPQGEPVVVRVGRYGPYLQAGGEEGARVSIPEEIAPDELTSEKVLELLNAPSSDRELGTDPESGFPVAVKAGRYGPYVTTLVPEGSKEQPRTASLFKTMSPETVTLEQALRLLTLPRTLGAAPDGEDIQALNGRYGPYIKKGTDSRSLESEDALFTITLDEALAIFAQPKQRGRAAAKAPLKELGPDPVSQGQVTVREGRFGPYVTDGEVNASLRKGDEVETITLERAAELLADRRERAPVKKKAAKKTAAKKAPAKKATAKKATAKKTTTKKAAPAAADVAEPVSASS; the protein is encoded by the coding sequence GTGCCGCCCTCCAAGACGACCAAGTCCGCCACCAGCACCGGTGCCCGTGCGCCGCGCAAGCGTGCCGCCGCCGCCGGATCCCGGCCGCTGGTCATCGTGGAGTCGCCCACCAAGGCGAACAAGATCGCGGGTTACCTCGGTGGCGACTACGTCGTGGAGGCCAGCGTCGGGCACATCCGCGACCTGCCGCGCAACGCAGCCGACGTGCCCGCCGCGCACAAGGGCGAGTCCTGGGCGCGGCTGGGCGTCGACGTCGACCACGGCTTCTCCCCGCTCTACGTGGTCAGCCCCGACCGCAAGCAGCAGGTCACCCGGCTCAAGCAGCTGGTGAAGGAAGCCAGCGAGATCTACCTCGCCACCGACGAGGACCGCGAGGGCGAGGCCATCGCCTGGCACCTGATCGACACCCTCAAGCCGAACGTGCCCATCCGCCGGATGGTCTTCCACGAGATCACCCGGGAGGCGATCGCCCGCGCGGTGGCCAACCCCCGCGAGCTCGACACCGCCCTGGTCGACGCCCAGGAGACCCGCCGGATCCTCGACCGGCTCTACGGCTACGAGGTCTCCCCGGTGCTGTGGAAGAAGGTGCTCCCCAAGCTGTCGGCCGGCCGGGTGCAGTCGGTGGCCACCCGGATCGTGGTCGAGCGCGAACGCGCCCGGATGCGCTTCACCGCCGCGGACTACTGGAGCCTGGACGGCGTCTTCGAGGTCGCCGACAAGCGGGCCGGCGCCGACGCGGGTGAGCCGACGACCCTGCGCGCCCGGCTGGTGACCGTCGACGACAGCCGGGTCGCCACCGGCAAGGACTTCGACGCCGACACCGGCACCGTCACCAGCAACGTCGTCCACCTCGACGAGGCCGGGGCCCGCGGCCTGGCGGCCCGGCTCGAGGGCCGCGCGGTGACGGTCAGCCGGGTCGACGAGCGGGACTACACCCGCAAGCCCTACGCGCCCTTCATCACCTCCAGCCTGCAGATGGAGGCCGGCCGCAAGTTCGGCTGGTCGTCGGCCCAGGTCATGCGGGTGGCCCAGCGGCTGTACGAGAACGGCCACATCACCTACATGCGGACCGACTCGACCAACCTCTCCAACGAGGCGATCAGCGCCGCCCGCCGGCAGGCCGCCGAGCTCTACGGCGACGCCTACGTGCCGGCCGAGCCGCGCCGCTACGCCACGAAGGACAAGGGCGCCCAGGAGGCGCACGAGGCGATCCGCCCCGCCGGCGACTCCTTCCGCACCCCCGGCCAGCTGGCCGGGCAGCTGGCCCGCGACGAGTTCCGGCTCTACGAGCTGATCTGGCAGCGGACCATCGCCTCGCAGATGGCCAACGCCGTGGGCAAGACGCTGAGCATCCGGCTCGCCGGCAGCTCGAGCACCGGGGAGGCGGTCGAGTTCACCGCCTCCGGCCGGACCATCACCTTCCCCGGCTTCCTGCGCGCCTACGTCGAGGGCAAGGACGAGGGCTCCGGGAACGACGACGAGGCCGACGACAGCGAGCGCCGGCTGCCCCGCGTGGAGCAGGGCCAGCGGCTGGACACCCGCGAGCTGGACCCCAAGGGGCACACCACCAGCCCGCCGGCGCGCTACACCGAGCCGAGCCTCACCGCCCGGCTCCAGGAGCTCCGGATCGGCCGGCCGTCGACCTACGCGTCGATCATGCAGACCATCCAGGACCGCGGCTACGTGTGGAAGAAGGGCTCCGCGCTGGTCCCGTCCTTCATCGCCTTCGCCGTGGTGAACCTCCTCGAGCAGCACTTCGGCCAGCTGGTCGACTACGACTTCACCGCCCTGCTGGAGGACGAGCTCGACGAGATCGCCGCCGGCCGGCTGGGCCGGGTCGACTGGCTGACCGAGTTCTACTTCGGCGGCGAGGGCGGGCACGCCGGGGGCATCGGGGCGTCCGGTGGTCTCAAGTCCGTGATCGGCCAGCGGCTGGAGGAGATCGACGCCCGCGGCGTGAACTCCATCCCGCTGCGGGCCACCGGGCCGCAGGGGGAGCCGGTGGTCGTGCGGGTCGGCCGGTACGGGCCCTACCTGCAGGCCGGCGGCGAGGAGGGCGCCCGGGTCAGCATCCCCGAGGAGATCGCGCCCGACGAGCTGACCAGCGAGAAGGTCCTCGAGCTGCTCAACGCGCCGTCGTCGGACCGCGAGCTGGGCACCGACCCGGAGTCCGGCTTCCCGGTCGCGGTGAAGGCCGGCCGGTACGGGCCCTACGTCACCACGCTGGTGCCCGAGGGCAGCAAGGAGCAGCCGCGCACCGCGAGCCTGTTCAAGACGATGTCGCCGGAGACGGTCACCCTCGAGCAGGCCCTGCGGCTGCTCACCCTGCCGCGCACGCTCGGTGCCGCGCCCGACGGTGAGGACATCCAGGCGCTCAACGGCCGGTACGGGCCCTACATCAAGAAGGGCACCGACTCCCGGTCGCTGGAGAGCGAGGACGCGCTCTTCACCATCACCCTCGACGAGGCGCTGGCGATCTTCGCCCAGCCCAAGCAGCGCGGCCGCGCCGCGGCGAAGGCCCCGCTCAAGGAGCTCGGCCCCGACCCGGTCAGCCAGGGGCAGGTCACCGTGCGCGAGGGCCGCTTCGGGCCCTACGTCACCGACGGCGAGGTCAACGCCAGCCTGCGCAAGGGCGACGAGGTGGAGACCATCACCCTCGAGCGGGCCGCGGAGCTGCTGGCCGACCGCCGTGAGCGGGCGCCGGTGAAGAAGAAGGCGGCGAAGAAGACCGCGGCCAAGAAGGCGCCGGCGAAGAAGGCGACCGCGAAGAAGGCGACGGCGAAGAAGACGACGACGAAGAAGGCCGCCCCGGCGGCCGCCGACGTCGCCGAGCCGGTCTCCGCGAGCAGCTGA
- a CDS encoding DNA polymerase III subunit delta': MTTAAPPAGVWADVVGQPAVVAELQAAIASPTAMTHAWLFTGPPGSGRSVAARAFAAALQCPHGGDGTCHECRTVLAGSHADVHRVVPEGLSIGVAEVRQIVRTAGRAPSGGRWQVVVVEDADRMTEQASNTVLKMLEEPPPRTVFLLCAPSLHPDDVPVTIRSRCRVVALRTPRIEAVAEVLTRRDGVDPALAAWSAAAAGGHVGRARHLAQDESARLARKAVLDIPLSLVSLAACLNAADDLVAAAKEESDRTTAEVDAVETDAVKASLGVGARGPGVAAASRGAGQLKELEKRQKSRATRLGRDSLDRALVDLAALYRDALVISSAGGAEAGVPLAHPDRRADAVELARRIGADGALRRIDAVLAARTALEQNVKPQIAVEALTVALRLPA; encoded by the coding sequence GTGACCACCGCCGCCCCACCCGCCGGGGTCTGGGCCGACGTCGTCGGCCAGCCCGCCGTCGTCGCCGAGCTGCAGGCCGCCATCGCCTCGCCGACGGCGATGACCCACGCCTGGCTGTTCACCGGGCCGCCCGGGTCGGGGCGCTCGGTGGCCGCCCGTGCGTTCGCCGCCGCGCTCCAGTGCCCCCACGGCGGCGACGGCACCTGCCACGAGTGCCGGACCGTGCTGGCCGGCAGCCACGCCGACGTCCACCGCGTGGTGCCGGAGGGCCTGTCCATCGGCGTCGCCGAGGTGCGCCAGATCGTGCGCACCGCCGGCCGTGCGCCGTCCGGGGGGCGGTGGCAGGTGGTCGTCGTCGAGGACGCCGACCGGATGACCGAGCAGGCGTCGAACACGGTGCTCAAGATGCTCGAGGAGCCGCCGCCGCGCACGGTGTTCCTGCTCTGCGCGCCGTCGCTGCACCCCGATGACGTGCCGGTCACCATCCGCTCGCGCTGCCGGGTCGTGGCGCTGCGCACCCCCCGGATCGAGGCAGTCGCCGAGGTGCTCACCCGGCGCGACGGTGTCGACCCGGCGCTGGCCGCGTGGTCGGCAGCTGCCGCCGGCGGGCACGTGGGCCGGGCCCGGCACCTGGCCCAGGACGAGTCGGCCCGGCTGGCCCGCAAGGCGGTGCTGGACATCCCGCTGTCGCTGGTCTCGCTGGCCGCCTGTCTCAACGCCGCCGACGACCTGGTGGCCGCCGCCAAGGAGGAGTCCGACCGGACCACCGCCGAGGTCGACGCCGTCGAGACCGACGCGGTCAAGGCGAGCCTCGGCGTCGGCGCCCGCGGACCGGGGGTGGCCGCGGCCAGCCGCGGAGCCGGTCAGCTCAAGGAGCTGGAGAAGCGGCAGAAGTCCCGCGCGACCCGGCTCGGCCGCGACTCGCTGGACCGCGCGCTGGTCGACCTCGCCGCCCTGTACCGGGACGCGCTGGTGATCAGCTCGGCCGGGGGAGCGGAGGCGGGGGTGCCGCTGGCCCACCCGGACCGGCGCGCGGACGCGGTCGAGCTGGCCCGGCGGATCGGGGCGGACGGCGCGCTGCGGCGCATCGACGCGGTGCTGGCCGCCCGCACCGCGCTGGAGCAGAACGTCAAGCCGCAGATCGCCGTGGAGGCGCTGACCGTGGCCCTGCGGCTGCCGGCCTGA
- a CDS encoding class I SAM-dependent methyltransferase — MEGWDRRRTSFGAVAAEYAALRPSYPADAVAFLLGPAPRGVEPLRVLDLGAGTGLLTDVLLAAGHDVVAVDPSEPMLDQLRARLPHVPAAVGGAEAIPLPDGDVDAVVAGQAAHWFDVGPAAAELRRVLRPGGVVGFVWNTRDERVPWVAALEQLLADEARDHEADQTVVDRFAAALPAEVATADSGTVQEVTPEQVVVGIGTRSYAATMDAPRRAELLGRVRRLLAEHPDTRGQEVLQLPYTTRAHRLGLR, encoded by the coding sequence GTGGAGGGCTGGGACCGGCGCCGGACGTCGTTCGGCGCGGTCGCCGCCGAGTACGCCGCGCTGCGCCCGTCCTACCCGGCCGACGCGGTCGCCTTCCTGCTGGGGCCGGCACCCCGAGGGGTGGAGCCGCTGCGGGTGCTCGACCTGGGCGCCGGCACCGGCCTGCTCACCGACGTCCTGCTTGCCGCCGGGCACGACGTCGTCGCGGTCGACCCGTCCGAGCCGATGCTCGACCAGCTGCGGGCCCGGCTGCCGCACGTCCCGGCGGCGGTCGGCGGGGCCGAGGCGATCCCGCTGCCCGACGGCGACGTCGACGCGGTGGTCGCCGGCCAGGCCGCGCACTGGTTCGACGTCGGGCCGGCGGCGGCCGAGCTGCGCCGGGTGCTGCGCCCGGGAGGCGTGGTCGGCTTCGTCTGGAACACCCGCGACGAGCGGGTGCCGTGGGTGGCCGCGCTCGAGCAACTGCTCGCCGACGAGGCGCGCGACCACGAGGCCGACCAGACGGTCGTCGACCGGTTCGCCGCCGCGCTGCCGGCCGAGGTCGCGACCGCCGACTCCGGCACCGTCCAGGAGGTGACCCCGGAGCAGGTGGTGGTCGGGATCGGCACCCGCAGCTACGCGGCCACCATGGACGCCCCTCGTCGGGCGGAGCTCCTCGGCCGGGTGCGGCGCCTGCTCGCCGAGCACCCCGACACGCGTGGCCAGGAGGTCCTCCAGCTGCCGTACACGACCCGGGCCCACCGGCTCGGCCTCCGCTGA
- a CDS encoding alpha/beta hydrolase, translated as MSAPGLAQLAGWDVPQLRGCVGTLALVVDRLTPWRVRLDALGRRLDSAECWSGEAGTAAAGALLELSGVATGVGSRVDAALGALRRLVDAATDAAEHAARALAVADSAGLQLDDAGRVTGLPPQPHPAMAPDQAAELAARRTAAEAAAALATGLAAEARAAGARALVAAVSAGEELGDLAPAAGPVTFADLLPRLDPAGRHVVPPDPRAGPVAVADWWAALSAPQQLDVIVEHPDAVGALDGLPGWARDRANRLRLQAALAELPPGEARETATAVAGQLAAGGDRPVQLLVFDPGQGLAALSVGDLDAAEAIAVLVPGILTTVADDLAGLTGDAADVVAAATAAAPGLAVAAVAWLGYRTPGLLGALQPVTAVHAGRVLDRALDGLAAARGVPGVTPAARTTVVGHSYGSLVTGQAARAPGRLAADAVVLLGSPGTGAGRASRLEAGEVYGAWTAADPISTSGYYGPSPADLGFGDVPLPTDPGQGHTEYYDPDRPTLAAIGAVVAGVGPVR; from the coding sequence GTGAGCGCACCGGGCCTGGCGCAGCTGGCCGGCTGGGACGTGCCGCAGCTGCGCGGCTGCGTCGGCACCCTCGCGCTGGTGGTCGACCGGCTGACGCCCTGGCGCGTGCGGCTGGACGCCCTGGGGCGCCGGCTCGACAGCGCCGAGTGCTGGTCGGGCGAGGCGGGGACGGCGGCCGCCGGCGCGCTGCTCGAGCTGTCGGGGGTGGCCACCGGCGTCGGCTCCCGGGTCGACGCGGCCCTCGGTGCCCTGCGCCGGCTGGTCGACGCCGCGACCGACGCCGCCGAGCACGCCGCCCGCGCGCTCGCGGTCGCCGACTCGGCCGGGCTCCAGCTCGACGACGCGGGCCGGGTCACCGGGCTGCCCCCGCAGCCGCACCCGGCCATGGCCCCGGACCAGGCTGCGGAGCTCGCTGCCCGCCGGACCGCCGCGGAGGCCGCCGCCGCGCTCGCCACCGGCCTCGCCGCGGAGGCCCGGGCCGCGGGTGCGCGGGCACTGGTCGCCGCCGTCTCGGCGGGCGAGGAGCTGGGCGACCTGGCGCCGGCTGCCGGGCCGGTCACCTTCGCCGACCTGCTGCCCCGGCTGGACCCGGCGGGACGGCACGTGGTCCCGCCGGATCCCCGGGCCGGTCCGGTCGCCGTCGCGGACTGGTGGGCCGCGTTGAGCGCACCGCAGCAGCTGGACGTCATCGTCGAGCACCCGGACGCCGTCGGCGCGCTCGACGGGCTGCCGGGGTGGGCCCGCGACCGGGCGAACCGGCTGCGGCTGCAGGCGGCGCTCGCCGAGCTGCCGCCCGGGGAGGCGCGCGAGACCGCCACCGCGGTCGCCGGTCAGCTGGCCGCCGGGGGCGACCGCCCGGTGCAGCTGCTGGTGTTCGACCCCGGGCAGGGGCTGGCGGCGCTGTCGGTCGGCGACCTCGACGCCGCCGAGGCGATCGCCGTCCTCGTGCCCGGCATCCTCACCACGGTCGCCGACGACCTCGCGGGCCTGACCGGCGACGCCGCCGACGTGGTGGCCGCCGCGACCGCGGCCGCGCCCGGGCTGGCGGTGGCCGCGGTCGCCTGGCTGGGCTACCGCACCCCGGGGCTGCTCGGTGCCCTCCAGCCGGTCACCGCCGTGCACGCCGGTCGAGTGCTCGACCGGGCGCTGGACGGGCTGGCCGCGGCCCGCGGCGTCCCGGGAGTGACACCGGCGGCCCGCACCACGGTGGTGGGCCACAGCTACGGCAGCCTGGTCACCGGGCAGGCCGCGCGTGCTCCGGGCCGGCTCGCCGCCGACGCCGTCGTCCTGCTGGGCAGCCCCGGCACGGGTGCCGGCCGGGCCTCCCGGTTGGAGGCGGGGGAGGTCTACGGGGCCTGGACGGCGGCCGACCCGATCAGCACCAGCGGGTACTACGGCCCCAGCCCGGCCGACCTGGGCTTCGGCGACGTCCCGCTGCCCACCGATCCAGGCCAGGGACACACCGAGTACTACGACCCCGACCGGCCCACGCTCGCCGCCATCGGTGCCGTCGTGGCCGGTGTCGGACCGGTCCGGTGA
- the dacB gene encoding D-alanyl-D-alanine carboxypeptidase/D-alanyl-D-alanine endopeptidase, which yields MLGLQFVGDRADTGLAEGAEQVPDAVLPVLSDPAPVLTELSGSAPRPDPAVLSSVLTPLLADPALGGGLSAQVVDVATGAVLFDRDGGDPGTPASTAKLLTALAALTTLDPADTLTTTVVAGAIPGEVVLVGGGDPTLSTTAPSQNYPGAATVAELAAEVQQSLGGAPVTRVVVDNSLFTGPLAAPGWGAGDAPSTYAAPVTATAVDGARVDPDGPMRSGAPGTDAGEALAAALGVPDAPVALGEAPAGARVLGSVDSAPVVRLVEQALSQSDNLLAESLGRHVAIARGLPADFAGAAQAVTAAVADAGLDTTGLTMSDGSGLSATDLVPARLLTELLRGVADGSIPDTGGLLSGLPVAGYDGTLADRPGTGQAGVVRAKTGTLDGVHDLAGTVLTDDGRLLAFAVLADGATGGLVAAEAALDDVATALAACGCR from the coding sequence GTGCTGGGCCTCCAGTTCGTCGGGGACCGCGCCGACACCGGTCTCGCCGAGGGGGCCGAGCAGGTCCCCGACGCCGTCCTCCCGGTGCTCTCCGACCCCGCACCGGTGCTGACCGAGCTGTCCGGCAGCGCGCCGCGGCCCGACCCGGCGGTGCTCAGCAGCGTGCTCACGCCGCTGTTGGCCGACCCGGCCCTGGGCGGAGGGCTGTCCGCCCAGGTGGTCGACGTCGCGACCGGCGCCGTCCTGTTCGACCGCGACGGCGGCGACCCGGGCACCCCGGCCTCCACCGCCAAGCTGCTGACCGCGCTGGCCGCGCTCACCACCCTCGACCCGGCCGACACCCTCACCACGACCGTCGTCGCCGGGGCCATCCCCGGCGAGGTCGTGCTGGTGGGCGGGGGCGACCCCACGCTCTCGACCACCGCGCCGTCGCAGAACTACCCGGGCGCGGCCACCGTGGCCGAGCTCGCCGCCGAGGTCCAGCAGTCGCTGGGCGGCGCCCCGGTCACCCGGGTGGTGGTCGACAACTCGCTGTTCACCGGCCCCCTCGCCGCGCCCGGCTGGGGGGCCGGCGACGCGCCCTCGACCTACGCCGCACCGGTCACCGCCACCGCGGTCGACGGCGCGCGGGTCGACCCGGACGGGCCGATGCGCAGCGGCGCCCCCGGCACCGACGCCGGCGAGGCGCTGGCGGCCGCCCTGGGCGTCCCCGACGCCCCGGTCGCGCTCGGGGAGGCGCCGGCCGGCGCCCGCGTCCTGGGCAGCGTCGACTCCGCGCCGGTCGTGCGGCTGGTCGAGCAGGCGCTCAGCCAGTCGGACAACCTGCTCGCCGAGTCCCTGGGCCGGCACGTGGCGATCGCCCGGGGACTCCCGGCCGACTTCGCCGGGGCCGCCCAGGCGGTCACCGCCGCGGTCGCGGACGCCGGCCTGGACACCACGGGCCTGACGATGAGCGACGGCAGCGGCCTCTCCGCCACCGACCTGGTGCCCGCCCGGTTGCTCACCGAGCTGCTGCGCGGGGTCGCCGACGGCAGCATCCCCGACACCGGCGGGCTGCTCAGCGGGCTCCCGGTGGCCGGGTACGACGGGACCCTGGCTGATCGCCCGGGCACCGGCCAGGCCGGCGTGGTCCGGGCCAAGACCGGCACCCTCGACGGCGTGCACGACCTGGCCGGGACGGTGCTCACCGACGACGGGCGGCTGCTGGCCTTCGCCGTGCTCGCCGACGGTGCAACCGGTGGCCTGGTCGCGGCCGAGGCGGCCCTGGACGACGTCGCCACCGCACTGGCCGCCTGCGGCTGCCGCTGA
- a CDS encoding inorganic diphosphatase yields the protein MQFDVTVEIPKGQRNKYELDHATGRIRLDRMLFTSTRYPADYGYIEETLGMDGDPLDALVLLEEPTFPGCLITCRAIGMFRMTDEAGGDDKVLTIPATDPRMAHLQDIGDVSEFDRLEIQHFFETYKDLEPGKSVEGAEWVGRAEAEAEIEASRQRALDAGSH from the coding sequence GTGCAGTTCGACGTGACGGTAGAAATCCCCAAGGGCCAGCGGAACAAGTACGAGCTGGACCACGCCACCGGACGCATCCGCCTGGACCGGATGCTGTTCACCTCGACCCGGTACCCCGCGGACTACGGGTACATCGAGGAGACCCTCGGGATGGACGGTGACCCGCTGGACGCGCTCGTCCTGCTGGAGGAGCCGACCTTCCCCGGGTGCCTCATCACCTGCCGGGCCATCGGGATGTTCCGGATGACCGACGAGGCCGGGGGGGACGACAAGGTCCTCACCATCCCGGCGACCGACCCGCGGATGGCCCACCTGCAGGACATCGGCGACGTGTCGGAGTTCGACCGGCTGGAGATCCAGCACTTCTTCGAGACCTACAAGGACCTCGAGCCGGGCAAGTCGGTCGAGGGCGCCGAGTGGGTCGGGCGCGCCGAGGCCGAGGCCGAGATCGAGGCCTCCCGCCAGCGGGCCCTCGACGCCGGCAGCCACTGA